The following proteins are encoded in a genomic region of Takifugu flavidus isolate HTHZ2018 chromosome 3, ASM371156v2, whole genome shotgun sequence:
- the zeb2b gene encoding zinc finger E-box-binding homeobox 2b isoform X3: MRDSGVEHIWPDNDMLSASVDGADEMKDDFDTLGPDATLQTVGNGTVKSVDCTSEFEDFFAKRKLDDSDSHVVSIAEYLQRGDTAIIYPEAPEELSRLGTPEATGPEENDLPPGTPDAFAQLLTCPYCDRGYKRLTSLKEHIKYRHEKNEENFACPLCNYTFAYRTQLERHMATHKPARDQHQLLNQAAGNRKFKCTECGKAFKYKHHLKEHLRIHSGEKPYECSNCKKRFSHSGSYSSHISSKKCIGLIAVNGRMRGNMKTGSSPTSASSSPTNTAITQLRQKLENGKPLGLPEHNNHLNIKTEPLDFNDYKLMMASHGFGASGPFMNGGMGGNSPLGVHNATAQSPLQHLGIAGLESQLLCYPGLAGNNLSEVQRVLQIVDNTVCRQKLDCKLEELSKYKAYMKEPGTQVEEQKQALTQGDPQAGLPLVSHNGATKSIIDYTLEKVNEAKACLQSLTTDSKRQINNIKREKSNHMLEGGVDEKVQENNMFTPYACQYCKETFPGPIPLHQHERYLCKMNEEIKAVLQPSENMITNKPSIFMEKNAHLPSSMLAEKGLTGPLNPYRDHMSVLKAYFAMNMEPNSEELLKISIAVGLPQEFVKEWFDQRKMYQYGTTRTPPLEQRNNTDMVLGTNNHHTPPKDSMAARSPVSLLKPSDRIMSPSIAELHNNISNCDNSLRHLKNHQFSGSTKATGEKLDHSRSNTPSPLNLSSTSSKNSHSSSYTPNSLTSEDLQAEPLDLSLPRLMKEPKHALTVKSRPKVNSITIDASSVPSPREHFEEPLNLAYLKKDFSGSTNNGSLEKSTSPIFGINPFAAKPLYTSLPPQSAFPPATFMPPMQASIPGLRPYPGMDQMGFLPHMAYTYAAGAATFAEMQQRRKYQRKSGFQGDLLDGTPDYMSGLDDMTDPDSCLSRKKIKKTESGMYACDLCDKTFQKSSSLLRHKYEHTGKRPHQCQICKKAFKHKHHLIEHSRLHSGEKPYQCDKCGKRFSHSGSYSQHMNHRYSYCKREAEEREAAEREAREKGHLEPTELLMSRAYLQGITPQGYPELPEREAILRHEGVNGGISREGRKEVDGAYAKMGRREDEFEEEEEESKSMDTDPDTLRDEEENGEHSMDDSSLDGKMETKSDHEDAMEDGM, encoded by the exons tCAAGAGCGTCGATTGCACTTCAGAGTTTGAGGACTTCTTTGCCAAGCGGAAGCTGGATGACAGCGACAGTCACGTGGTTAGCATCGCCGAATACCTGCAGCGTGGAGACACTGCCATCATTTACCCAGAAGCCCCGGAGGAGCTGTCCCGCCTGGGAACACCAGAGGCCACAGGTCCGGAGGAAAATG ACCTGCCACCTGGAACGCCAGATGCCTTCGCCCAACTGTTGACCTGCCCCTACTGTGACCGGGGCTACAAGCGCTTGACATCGCTGAAGGAGCACATCAAGTACCGTCATGAGAAGAACGAGGAGAACTTCGCCTGCCCCCTCTGCAACTACACGTTCGCTTACCGCACTCAGCTCGAGCGGCATATGGCCACACACAAGCCTGCGAGGGATCAG CACCAACTGCTCAACCAAGCGGCCGGCAACCGCAAGTTCAAATGCACAGAGTGTGGCAAGGCCTTCAAGTACAAGCACCATCTGAAGGAACACCTCCGGATCCACAGCG GTGAAAAACCGTACGAGTGCTCCAACTGCAAGAAGCGCTTCTCTCACTCGGGCTCCTACAGCTCCCACATTAGCAGCAAGAAGTGCATTGGTCTGATTGCCGTCAACGGCAGGATGCGCGGCAACATGAAGACGGGCTCGTCCCCCACCTCTGCGTCCTCCTCCCCGACGAACACCGCCATCACCCAGCTGCGGCAGAAGCTGGAGAACGGCAAGCCGCTCGGCCTCCCCGAACACAACAACCATCTAAACATCAAGACGGAACCGCTTGATTTCAACGACTACAAGCTGATGATGGCGTCGCACGGTTTTGGCGCTTCTGGGCCGTTCATGAACGGAGGGATGGGGGGAAACAGCCCGCTGGGGGTCCACAATGCAACAGCCCAGAGTCCCCTGCAGCACCTCGGGATAGCCGGCCTGGAGTCGCAGCTCCTATGCTACCCAGGGCTGGCGGGGAACAACCTGAGCGAGGTGCAGAGGGTCCTTCAGATTGTTGATAACACCGTATGCAGGCAGAAATTGGACTGcaagctggaggagctctcCAAGTACAAGGCCTACATGAAGGAACCGGGGACCCAGGTTGAAGAGCAGAAGCAAGCACTGACACAAGGGGACCCTCAGGCCGGGCTTCCGCTCGTCAGTCACAACGGCGCCACCAAAAGCATCATCGATTACACGTTAGAAAAAGTCAACGAAGCCAAAGCCTGCCTCCAGAGCCTGACGACAGACTCGAAGAGGCAGATTAACAATATCAAACGAGAGAAATCCAACCACATGCTCGAAGGAGGTGTGGATGAGAAGGTGCAGGAAAATAACATGTTTACGCCATACGCTTGCCAATATTGCAAAGAAACCTTCCCTGGGCCGATCCCTCTGCATCAGCATGAACGCTACCTGTGCAAGATGAACGAGGAGATCAAAGCTGTCTTGCAGCCCAGCGAGAACATGATAACCAACAAGCCGAGCATCTTCATGGAGAAGAACGCCCACTTACCTTCCTCCATGCTGGCTGAGAAGGGACTCACTGGGCCTCTCAACCCCTACAGGGACCACATGTCTGTGTTGAAGGCATATTTTGCCATGAACATGGAGCCCAACTCAGAGGAACTGCTCAAAATTTCCATAGCGGTGGGCCTTCCTCAGGAATTTGTCAAGGAGTGGTTTGACCAGCGGAAGATGTACCAGTACGGTACCACTAGAACCCCACCACTAGAGCAGAGGAACAACACCGACATGGTTCTCGGGACAAACAACCACCACACTCCACCAAAAGACTCTATGGCAGCTAGGTCACCTGTGTCTCTACTGAAGCCCAGTGACCGCATCATGTCGCCCTCCATTGCAGAGCTCCACAACAACATTAGCAACTGTGACAACTCGCTCAGACACCTGAAAAACCACCAGTTTAGCGGCAGCACCAAAGCCACTGGCGAAAAGTTGGACCACTCACGCAGCAACACCCCCTCACCGCTTAATCTGTCCTCCACGTCCTCCAAAAACTCTCACAGCAGTTCCTACACTCCAAACAGCTTGACTTCAGAGGACCTGCAGGCCGAACCGCTGGACCTCTCTCTGCCGAGACTCATGAAGGAACCCAAGCATGCACTGACTGTCAAAAGCAGACCCAAAGTCAACAGCATTACCATCGACGCCAGCAGCGTCCCCTCCCCCCGAGAGCACTTCGAAGAGCCGTTGAACTTGGCCTACCTGAAGAAGGATTTCTCAGGCTCGACCAACAACGGAAGCCTTGAAAAAAGCACTAGCCCGATCTTCGGCATCAACCCATTCGCCGCCAAACCCTTGTACACGTCACTTCCACCTCAGAGCGCTTTCCCACCCGCTACATTTATGCCCCCGATGCAGGCCAGCATACCGGGTCTCAGGCCCTACCCGGGCATGGACCAAATGGGCTTCCTACCACACATGGCCTACACTTACGCAGCAGGTGCAGCCACCTTTGCCGagatgcagcagaggagaaagtACCAGCGGAAATCAGGTTTCCAG gGGGACCTGCTCGACGGTACACCAGACTACATGTCAGGGCTGGACGACATGACAGACCCCGACTCCTGTCTGTCACGGAAGAAGATTAAGAAGACTGAAAGTGGTATGTACGCGTGTGACTTGTGCGACAAAACATTCCAGAAGAGCAGTTCCCTTCTCAGACACAAATATGAACACACAG GTAAAAGGCCGCACCAGTGCCAGATCTGCAAGAAGGCCTTCAAACACAAGCACCATCTCATCGAGCACTCGCGGCTCCACTCGGGCGAGAAGCCCTACCAGTGCGACAAGTGCGGCAAGCGGTTCTCGCACTCGGGCTCGTACTCGCAGCACATGAACCACCGCTACTCCTACTGCAAACGCGAGGCCGAGGAGCGAGAGGCGGCCGAGCGCGAGGCCCGCGAGAAGGGTCACCTGGAGCCCACGGAGCTGCTGATGAGCCGGGCGTACCTGCAGGGCATCACCCCCCAGGGCTACCCGGAGCTGCCGGAGCGCGAGGCCATCCTGAGGCACGAGGGCGTGAACGGAGGGATCAGCAGAGAGGGACGGAAGGAAGTGGACGGAGCGTACGCAAAGATGGGAAGAAGGGAAGACGAGttcgaggaagaggaggaggagagcaagagCATGGACACAGACCCTGACACGTTgagggacgaggaggagaacGGGGAGCACTCGATGGACGACAGTTCGCTGGATGGCAAAATGGAAACCAAATCGGATCACGAGGACGCCATGGAGGACGGCATGTGA